TTGTTTTTTGTCGATAAGGATGCGGCATGGACGACGGTTTCAATCGGGATTTCGAGTTGAAGCAAGCATATTTCTGCGTCTTCATAGACCTGATCCTGGATTTGATCGGGTGACAGAGCTGCATTCGCGCCTGAAGCGACCACAATGCTGTTTTCACCACGATCATCCACGAGGATAAATGCAACACCTGACGGTAAATGGGGATCAGATACAACCCATCGTGTGTCGATCCCTTCGCGTTGAAAGGCCGATAGAGCTTGCGCGCCAAAATCGTCACAGCCCATGCGCGCTATAAATGTGACCTGTGCCCCTGCGCGGGCTGCGGCAACGGCCTGGTTGGCGCCTTTACCACCTCCGGCAATAAAAAACGCGCCGCCGAGCACTGTTTCACCTGGCGATGGCAATTTATCGGCGCGAATAACCAGATCGGTATTGGAACTCCCGATGACGATGACGCGGGACATGGAGGACCTCTCAGGTTTTTGTTTACGTACTTAAATATTCATGCGATAATCTCTTGTGCAAGTCAAGAGGTCATGATTCCCAAGCTGGTATTCTTGACTTGACAGGTGGGTTTGCTTATTTTCTGAAAGTCTTATACTTTTGGGGAGTTTGAAATCAAGCGCGGAAAAAACGCGCCCTTTTTTGTTTTACAACTGGGGAACATTACAGAATCTGCATCGTTTATCAGACAGGACGACATGTTACATAGTTCTTTTAAGATCATGCAGATTGGCGGATCATGAAACGATTTTTACATATTTGTTGTGCGTGTCTGATCGCGTTGTGTGTGGGGTGTGCACAAAAAAAATACAAGCGCTTGAGTCCAGAGGTTTATTACAAAGACGCGCAAGATGCACTGAAAAATAAGAAGTGCTACGACGCTGAGTTATTGTTTAGAAATATGCTATCGGATTTTCCCGGATCTCATTTGTCAGATGAGGCGCAATTTGGGTTGGGCAAAGCTTTTCAGTGTCAAAAAGATTATGTGACGTCTATTTTTGAATACGAACGCCTGCTCAACGAATATCCCGTGAGTCCTTATGCCGCCGAAGCCCGGTTCCAGATTGGCGAGTGTTATTATCAGGATGCGCGCGATATTCACCACGATCAGGATGAAACGCACAAGGCAATTCGAGAATTTGCGCGGTTTATCGAAGACTATCCACAAAGCGATCTCGTCTCTCAGGCAGAGAATAGAATTAACGCGTTGCGCAATCAACTGGCCCGTAAGGAGGTCATGATTGCATACGATTATATCCTGTGGAAATATTATTCCTCGGCCAAAGTCTATGCTGAAGGCGTGTTGAAGGAATATCCCGACACAGAGTCTGCTTTGGATGCGCGTTTTATCATTGCACAAGTCAATTTTAAGACTGGGGCACTCGACGAGGCACTCAACGAGCTTACATTGTTGATAGGGCGGGATTTGCCCGAGAAGTTGAAGGAAAAAGTCATTGAAGAGATGGAAAAAGTAAAAAAAGCGCAGTCTAACTGAAAACCTTAGGATGAC
The Gemmatimonadota bacterium genome window above contains:
- the bamD gene encoding outer membrane protein assembly factor BamD; amino-acid sequence: MKRFLHICCACLIALCVGCAQKKYKRLSPEVYYKDAQDALKNKKCYDAELLFRNMLSDFPGSHLSDEAQFGLGKAFQCQKDYVTSIFEYERLLNEYPVSPYAAEARFQIGECYYQDARDIHHDQDETHKAIREFARFIEDYPQSDLVSQAENRINALRNQLARKEVMIAYDYILWKYYSSAKVYAEGVLKEYPDTESALDARFIIAQVNFKTGALDEALNELTLLIGRDLPEKLKEKVIEEMEKVKKAQSN
- the rbsK gene encoding ribokinase, producing the protein MSRVIVIGSSNTDLVIRADKLPSPGETVLGGAFFIAGGGKGANQAVAAARAGAQVTFIARMGCDDFGAQALSAFQREGIDTRWVVSDPHLPSGVAFILVDDRGENSIVVASGANAALSPDQIQDQVYEDAEICLLQLEIPIETVVHAASLSTKNKTRVVLNPAPAADLPEEIWPHLFLITPNQTETEYLTGIPPNSPQNIAKAADKLLQKGAQNAIITLGAQGAFFATPDQTLHIPAFKATPIDTTGAGDAFNGALSCALSENQSLETAIRFACAAGALTVGKAGAQPSIPTRDQIDALSANPP